In Zingiber officinale cultivar Zhangliang chromosome 3B, Zo_v1.1, whole genome shotgun sequence, a single window of DNA contains:
- the LOC122056220 gene encoding alpha-dioxygenase 1-like isoform X2 gives MCCLPLLQSIIHPDFHEVFERMPLCDKLSFLYVHSLDRLGLWHRLPVFLGLTYLQQRRTLHNKYNLRAVGESETTPFDPKDYAYRTDDGEFNDPNNSKAGSHNAFFGRNTLPQDQNDPLLCPHPAIVATKFLDRRGTYKDTGKQFNLIAASWIQFMVHDWIDHLEDTQQIVLVAPANVADRCPLKSFRFYCTKEIPTHKDLITAGHSNIRTAWWDGSAIYGSEGKKEMAVRTYVDGKLKLGDNNLLQHDPVTGIAISGDIRNSWAGVSTLQALFAKEHNAVCDALKAEYPYLDDEELFRKARLVTSAVIAKIHTIDWTVELLKTHTMNAAMHANWYGLLGKWVKERFGHIGGEALGGLVGLSQPNNHGVPYSLTEEFTSVYRMHPLLPDSLHLRNINTTPGPNKSPHYLKEVKMEELVGIRGESKLGEIGFERQLVSMGHQACGALELWNYPLFFKDLIAQNVDGTERSDHVDMPALEIYRDRERSVPRYNQFRRGLLMIPISKWEDLTDDKETVQDLREVYGDDVEKLDLLVGLMAEKKIKGFAISETAFFVFIIMASRRLEADRFFTSYFNEETYTKKGFQWVNSTESLRDVIQRHYPSIASTWMNSTSAFSVWDAPPNSFNPVPLLLRFPS, from the exons TACGTGCACTCGCTGGACAGGCTGGGGCTGTGGCACAGGCTGCCGGTGTTCCTGGGGCTGACCTACTTGCAGCAGCGCCGGACGCTGCACAACAAGTACAACCTGCGCGCCGTCGGGGAGAGCGAGACGACTCCGTTCGACCCCAAGGACTACGCGTACCGGACCGATGACGGGGAGTTCAACGACCCGAACAACAGCAAGGCCGGGAGCCATAATGCCTTCTTCGGAAGGAACACGCTCCCTCAGGATCAAAACGATCCA TTGCTGTGTCCCCATCCGGCGATCGTGGCGACGAAGTTTCTGGACCGGAGAGGAACTTACAAAGACACCGGCAAGCAGTTCAATCTGATTGCAGCGTCATGGATACAGTTCATGGTGCATGATTGGATTGATCATCTCGAAGACACTCAGCAG ATTGTCCTTGTTGCTCCTGCGAACGTGGCCGACCGATGTCCCCTTAAGTCATttcggttctactgtacaaaagagATCCCCACCCACAAAGACTTGATCACTGCCGGTCACTCGAACATCCGCACTGCTTGGTG GGATGGAAGTGCCATCTATGGGAGCGAAGGGAAGAAAGAAATGGCGGTGAGGACCTACGTCGACGGCAAGTTGAAGCTAGGCGATAACAATCTCCTTCAGCACGATCCCGTCACCGGAATCGCCATTTCCGGCGACATCCGCAACAGCTGGGCCGGCGTCTCCACGCTGCAAGCCCTCTTCGCCAAGGAACACAACGCTGTTTGCGACGCACTCAAG GCAGAGTATCCCTATCTGGACGACGAGGAACTGTTCCGGAAAGCAAGGCTGGTGACTTCGGCCGTCATCGCCAAGATTCACACCATCGACTGGACGGTGGAGCTCCTCAAAACTCACACTATGAATGCTGCCATGCATGCCAACTG GTATGGGTTGCTGGGGAAGTGGGTGAAAGAAAGGTTTGGGCACATTGGAGGAGAAGCCCTCGGAGGACTCGTCGGTCTGAGCCAACCGAACAACCACGGGGTCCCCTACTCCCTGACAGAAGAGTTCACCAGCGTTTACAGAATGCATCCTCTTCTTCCAGACTCTCTCCACCTCAGGAACATCAACACCACTCCTGGACCGAATAAATCCCCACACTATCTCAAAGA AGTCAAGATGGAGGAGCTAGTGGGGATCAGAGGCGAGTCGAAATTGGGCGAGATCGGGTTCGAGAGGCAGTTGGTGTCCATGGGACACCAGGCTTGCGGCGCCCTTGAGCTGTGGAACTACCCATTGTTCTTTAAAGATCTCATCGCCCAGAACGTCGACGGAACAGAGAGGTCAGATCACGTCGACATGCCTGCTCTCGAGA TCTATCGTGATCGCGAACGGAGCGTCCCACGGTACAACCAATTCCGCAGGGGCCTGCTGATGATCCCGATTTCCAAATGGGAGGACTTGACGGACGACAAGGAAACGGTCCAAGATCTGCGCGAAGTCTATGGGGACGACGTCGAGAAGTTGGACCTGCTCGTAGGCCTCATGGCGGAGAAGAAGATCAAAGGATTCGCCATCAGCGAAACTGCTTTCTTCGTCTTCATTATCATGGCAtcgag GAGACTGGAAGCTGATCGATTCTTCACGAGCTACTTCAACGAGGAAACGTACACGAAGAAGGGGTTTCAGTGGGTGAACTCGACGGAGAGTTTAAGGGATGTGATCCAACGCCACTATCCCAGCATAGCTTCGACATGGATGAACTCCACGAGTGCGTTCTCCGTGTGGGACGCTCCTCCCAACTCCTTCAATCCCGTTCCATTGCTCCTGAGGTTTCCCAGTTAA